From the genome of Bosea sp. Tri-49, one region includes:
- a CDS encoding type II toxin-antitoxin system HicA family toxin, with the protein MQSRELIKELERDGWQLHSITGSHHHFKHPVKPGKVTVPHPVKDMHPKTVKSVRRAAGLL; encoded by the coding sequence ATGCAGTCGCGAGAGTTGATCAAGGAACTGGAGCGCGACGGCTGGCAGCTTCACTCGATCACCGGCAGCCACCATCACTTCAAGCACCCGGTGAAGCCGGGCAAGGTGACGGTGCCGCATCCGGTCAAGGACATGCACCCCAAGACGGTCAAATCCGTCAGACGAGCAGCCGGCCTCCTCTGA
- a CDS encoding bifunctional DNA primase/polymerase, with the protein MTMLPHALDHAARGFPVFPCKATADKKAGSKAPHLPGESAPGRHDGGHWLASREPAQIRDWWRRWPDALIGFPTGLRSSCVVVDLDPKEHSAQAMLTALHDWCGGLAHVDGETGEVIEPPISRTQSGGLHLWFTWPDEATLAEISARLTRMGQGFEGVIGNRAGLFRAFLRAGECPAELAHIDVRGEGGYVIAPPSIMSDGKAYEWVIPRGEVLPPLPRRLRGVITGEFIPDAEVAARRAASPSARRYAARDISDERVRLYVERSVRGALATAQRAGDGNRNAAVFWAACRLGEFVRGGQLSSAEAESLLKTHLPAGVSPAEPKILGTIKSGLTNQKTPAFDPASLQARRAA; encoded by the coding sequence ATGACGATGCTCCCCCACGCTCTCGACCATGCCGCGCGCGGCTTCCCGGTCTTCCCCTGCAAGGCGACCGCCGACAAGAAGGCGGGCTCGAAGGCGCCGCATCTGCCGGGTGAAAGCGCGCCCGGCAGGCATGATGGCGGGCACTGGCTCGCCTCGCGCGAGCCGGCGCAGATCCGCGACTGGTGGCGGCGCTGGCCGGATGCGCTGATCGGTTTTCCGACCGGGCTGCGCTCCTCGTGCGTGGTCGTCGATCTCGATCCGAAGGAGCATTCGGCGCAGGCGATGCTGACGGCGCTGCATGACTGGTGCGGCGGGCTCGCCCATGTCGATGGCGAGACCGGCGAGGTGATCGAGCCGCCGATCTCGCGGACGCAGAGCGGCGGGCTGCATCTCTGGTTCACCTGGCCGGATGAAGCGACACTGGCGGAGATCTCTGCACGGCTCACCCGGATGGGGCAGGGCTTCGAGGGCGTTATTGGCAATCGTGCCGGCCTCTTCCGCGCCTTCCTGAGAGCCGGCGAATGCCCGGCCGAGCTGGCGCATATCGATGTGCGCGGCGAGGGCGGCTATGTGATCGCGCCGCCCTCAATCATGTCCGACGGCAAGGCCTATGAGTGGGTGATTCCTCGCGGCGAGGTGCTGCCACCGCTGCCGCGGCGCCTGCGCGGGGTGATCACCGGCGAGTTCATTCCCGATGCCGAGGTCGCGGCGCGGCGCGCCGCATCCCCCTCGGCCCGGCGATATGCGGCGCGCGACATCAGCGATGAGCGGGTCCGGCTCTATGTCGAGCGCTCGGTACGCGGCGCGCTGGCGACGGCGCAGCGCGCCGGCGATGGCAACCGCAATGCGGCCGTGTTCTGGGCTGCCTGCCGTCTCGGCGAGTTCGTGCGCGGCGGCCAACTCTCATCGGCCGAGGCGGAAAGCCTGCTGAAGACGCATCTGCCCGCCGGCGTCTCGCCGGCCGAGCCGAAGATTCTCGGCACGATCAAGAGCGGACTGACCAACCAGAAGACGCCGGCTTTCGATCCGGCGAGCCTGCAGGCGCGGAGGGCGGCGTGA
- a CDS encoding DNA methyltransferase, translated as MSAAYLDFLRAKTRIAERSGIEVVDSEINPLLKPHQRAMVRWALAGGRRGLFAAFGLGKTFMQIEFCRIVIEKNGGRGLITAPLGVRQEFRRDAYVLATGDHPDITEAQREELRVWQAGRLSRVPSLSFIRSIEEAAEPGLYVTNYETVRDGKLDPRDFSVTSLDEASCLRGFGGSKTFREFMRLFAGVAFKLVATATPSPNDYIELLAYSAFLEIMDVGEAKTRFFKRNSEKADSLTIHPHKEREFWLWVSSWALFVQRPSDLGFDDTGYDLPPLRVHHHTVASDVVTRAEERDGQGILLRNAALGVVEASREKRDSLAARITKMQEILSAEPEAHFLLWHDLEAERHAIEVAVPGVRSVYGSQELDEREETIVAFSDGAFQHLAAKPVIAGSGCNFQRHCHRAIFLGIGFKFNDFIQAVHRIQRFLQPHPVDIHIIASEGEQTILRTLLRKWEQHEHMVAQMGEIIREYGLNEQAMASALARSIGVERVEIKGANHRIVNNDTVLETAALPEGSVDLIVTSIPFSTQYEYTPSYNDFGHTDSDPHFWAQMDFLTPSLLKALAPGRVAAIHVKDRIVPGGINGLGFQTVSTFHCDTIQHFRKHGFAFLGMKTITTDVVRENNQTYRLGWSEQCKDGSKMGCGTPEYLLLFRKPPSDLSNSYADRRVTKAKKWFGPAEAEPGDDLPGEGDPAELSAAAWINPDGYSRARWQIDAHGYLRSSGDRALKPEDLVGLPASDIYKLWKRFNLGAVYDFEYHVAIAEALETRGRLPPTFMLLPPHSPNEAVWSDVTRMRTLNGAQHAKGKEMHLCPLQFDIVDRVIAQMSMPGETVFDPFGGLMTVPYRAILLGRKGIGVELNPGYFLDGAMHCAAAEDKIAIPSLFDLLDAERPVALEAAE; from the coding sequence ATGAGCGCGGCCTATCTCGACTTCCTGCGCGCCAAGACCCGCATCGCCGAACGCAGCGGGATCGAGGTTGTCGACAGCGAGATCAATCCGCTGCTGAAGCCGCATCAGCGCGCCATGGTGCGCTGGGCTTTGGCCGGCGGCAGGCGCGGGCTGTTCGCGGCCTTCGGGCTCGGCAAGACCTTCATGCAGATCGAGTTCTGCCGGATCGTCATCGAGAAGAATGGCGGGCGCGGCCTGATCACCGCGCCGCTCGGCGTGCGGCAGGAATTCCGGCGCGATGCCTATGTGCTGGCGACCGGCGATCACCCGGATATCACCGAGGCGCAGCGCGAGGAATTGCGCGTCTGGCAGGCGGGGCGGTTGAGCCGTGTGCCCAGCCTGAGCTTCATCCGTTCTATCGAGGAGGCGGCGGAGCCCGGGCTCTATGTCACCAATTACGAGACGGTGCGCGACGGCAAGCTCGACCCGCGCGACTTCTCGGTGACCAGCCTCGACGAAGCGTCCTGCCTGCGCGGCTTCGGCGGCAGCAAGACCTTTCGCGAGTTCATGCGCCTCTTCGCCGGCGTCGCCTTCAAGCTGGTCGCGACCGCGACGCCCTCGCCGAACGACTATATCGAGCTCTTGGCCTATTCCGCCTTCCTCGAAATCATGGATGTAGGCGAGGCGAAGACCCGCTTCTTCAAGCGCAACAGCGAGAAGGCGGACAGCCTGACCATCCACCCGCACAAGGAGCGGGAGTTCTGGCTCTGGGTCTCGTCCTGGGCGCTGTTCGTGCAGCGGCCGAGCGATCTCGGCTTCGACGATACCGGCTACGATCTGCCGCCCTTGCGCGTGCACCATCACACCGTCGCATCCGACGTGGTGACGCGAGCAGAAGAGCGGGATGGGCAGGGCATCTTGCTGCGCAATGCGGCGCTCGGCGTGGTCGAGGCCTCGCGCGAGAAGCGCGATAGCCTGGCCGCCCGCATCACCAAGATGCAGGAGATCCTCTCGGCCGAGCCGGAGGCGCATTTCCTGCTCTGGCACGACCTCGAGGCCGAGCGCCACGCGATCGAAGTGGCGGTACCAGGCGTGCGCTCGGTCTACGGCTCACAGGAACTCGACGAACGCGAGGAGACAATCGTCGCCTTCAGCGATGGAGCCTTCCAGCACCTGGCGGCAAAGCCGGTGATCGCCGGATCAGGCTGCAACTTCCAGCGCCACTGCCACAGGGCGATCTTCCTCGGCATCGGCTTCAAGTTCAACGACTTCATCCAGGCGGTGCATCGCATCCAGCGGTTCCTACAGCCGCACCCGGTCGACATCCACATCATCGCGTCCGAGGGCGAGCAGACGATCCTGCGAACGCTGCTGCGGAAGTGGGAGCAGCACGAGCACATGGTGGCGCAAATGGGCGAGATCATCCGCGAATACGGGCTGAACGAGCAGGCTATGGCCTCGGCTCTCGCCCGCTCGATCGGCGTCGAGCGGGTCGAGATCAAGGGCGCCAACCATCGCATCGTCAACAACGACACGGTGCTCGAGACCGCGGCTCTGCCGGAAGGCAGCGTCGACCTGATCGTGACCTCGATCCCGTTCTCGACGCAGTACGAATACACGCCGAGCTATAACGATTTCGGCCACACCGACAGCGACCCGCATTTCTGGGCGCAGATGGACTTCCTGACGCCGTCGCTGCTGAAGGCGCTGGCGCCCGGCCGCGTGGCCGCGATCCACGTCAAGGACCGGATCGTCCCCGGCGGCATCAACGGGCTGGGCTTCCAGACCGTCTCGACCTTCCACTGCGACACGATCCAGCACTTCCGGAAGCACGGCTTCGCCTTCCTCGGCATGAAGACGATCACCACCGACGTGGTGCGCGAGAACAACCAGACCTATCGGCTGGGCTGGTCTGAGCAGTGCAAGGACGGCTCGAAGATGGGCTGCGGCACGCCCGAATACCTGCTGCTGTTCAGGAAGCCGCCCTCCGACCTGTCGAACTCCTATGCTGACCGGCGGGTGACCAAGGCGAAGAAGTGGTTCGGCCCTGCTGAGGCCGAGCCCGGCGACGATCTGCCCGGCGAAGGTGACCCGGCCGAGCTCTCGGCCGCGGCCTGGATCAATCCCGATGGCTACAGCCGCGCCCGCTGGCAGATCGACGCGCATGGCTATCTGCGCTCGTCCGGCGACCGGGCGCTGAAGCCTGAGGATCTCGTCGGCCTGCCGGCCTCGGACATCTACAAGCTGTGGAAGCGCTTCAACCTCGGGGCGGTCTACGACTTCGAGTATCACGTCGCGATCGCCGAAGCCCTTGAGACGCGCGGGCGCCTGCCGCCGACCTTCATGCTGCTGCCGCCACACTCGCCGAACGAGGCCGTCTGGAGCGACGTGACGCGGATGCGGACGCTCAACGGCGCGCAGCACGCCAAGGGCAAGGAGATGCATCTCTGCCCGCTGCAGTTCGACATCGTCGACCGCGTCATCGCGCAGATGTCGATGCCGGGCGAGACCGTGTTCGATCCATTCGGCGGGCTGATGACCGTGCCCTATCGGGCGATCCTGCTCGGCCGCAAGGGCATCGGCGTCGAACTCAACCCCGGCTATTTCCTCGACGGCGCGATGCACTGCGCCGCCGCCGAAGACAAGATCGCGATCCCGAGCCTGTTCGACCTGCTCGATGCCGAGCGGCCGGTCGCGCTCGAAGCGGCGGAGTAA
- a CDS encoding type II toxin-antitoxin system HicB family antitoxin, with amino-acid sequence MSKSYIALVHRPEATSYWGVTFPDFPGCVSAGATFEEAFANAREALAGHVAAMRSDREAIPQPSVFDSALLDTVFAEDIAGGAMPVFVDLIDVPAPKERINIMVDPGTLRRVDQAARAEGVSRSSVFERAAETWINRSSAQAKTLDTDLDAAMQKIEEALSLMPEQKVPKRLPPNVGRLAERRKA; translated from the coding sequence ATGAGCAAGAGCTATATCGCCCTGGTCCACCGCCCCGAGGCGACCTCTTATTGGGGCGTTACCTTCCCTGATTTTCCCGGCTGCGTTTCGGCCGGCGCGACTTTCGAGGAGGCCTTCGCGAACGCCCGCGAGGCGCTCGCCGGCCATGTTGCTGCCATGCGATCCGATCGCGAAGCTATCCCCCAGCCCTCGGTCTTCGATTCCGCGCTGCTCGATACTGTCTTCGCCGAGGATATCGCCGGCGGCGCCATGCCGGTGTTTGTCGACCTGATCGACGTGCCCGCGCCAAAAGAGCGGATCAACATCATGGTGGACCCGGGCACTTTGCGCCGGGTCGACCAGGCGGCGCGTGCCGAGGGCGTGAGCCGCTCGAGCGTTTTTGAGCGGGCTGCCGAGACCTGGATCAATCGGTCTTCGGCGCAAGCGAAGACGCTCGACACCGATCTCGATGCTGCGATGCAGAAGATCGAGGAGGCTTTGTCGCTGATGCCAGAACAGAAAGTTCCGAAGCGGCTTCCTCCGAATGTTGGTCGCCTGGCGGAACGCAGGAAAGCTTGA